A portion of the Celeribacter baekdonensis genome contains these proteins:
- a CDS encoding 4-(cytidine 5'-diphospho)-2-C-methyl-D-erythritol kinase produces the protein MTKIFAPAKVNLALHVTGQRADGYHILDSLVAFVDLGDQIIAEPAAQSSLTVTGPFAAGVPTDGTNLVLKAAALAGRPMALTLDKHLPPASGIGGGSADAAATLRAAARLGTQPVTADQALSLGADVPVCLRSKPMRMSGIGEVLSPVIMPALHLVLVNPRVEVSTPEVFARLERKDNMPMPDKLPHWPDTLAFVDWLSTQRNDLERPAVKRVPEIAAALTALALAPKVQMVRMSGSGATCFGLFEDRLSADMAAAQMAASNPWWWVKSASTLPG, from the coding sequence ATCACAAAGATTTTCGCTCCGGCCAAGGTCAACCTTGCGCTCCATGTCACCGGACAGCGGGCGGATGGCTATCACATCTTGGACAGTCTTGTGGCCTTTGTCGATCTCGGTGATCAAATCATCGCTGAGCCTGCCGCACAGTCGTCTCTGACTGTAACCGGCCCTTTTGCCGCGGGCGTGCCGACGGATGGCACCAATCTTGTGTTGAAAGCGGCGGCTTTGGCAGGGCGACCGATGGCGTTAACGCTTGATAAACACCTGCCGCCAGCCTCCGGCATTGGCGGCGGATCGGCGGATGCTGCGGCGACATTGCGCGCGGCGGCGCGTTTGGGGACACAGCCCGTGACCGCCGATCAGGCACTGTCGCTGGGCGCGGATGTCCCGGTCTGTTTGCGCTCGAAACCCATGCGCATGTCGGGGATTGGCGAGGTCTTATCCCCCGTCATCATGCCCGCACTACATCTGGTGTTGGTCAACCCTCGGGTCGAAGTGTCGACGCCGGAGGTCTTTGCCCGCCTTGAGCGCAAAGACAATATGCCGATGCCCGATAAATTGCCGCATTGGCCCGACACCTTGGCCTTTGTCGATTGGTTGAGCACCCAGCGCAACGATCTTGAACGACCTGCGGTGAAACGTGTGCCCGAGATCGCTGCGGCGTTGACGGCTTTGGCGCTGGCCCCAAAGGTACAAATGGTGCGGATGTCGGGGTCTGGCGCGACCTGTTTTGGTCTCTTCGAGGATCGGTTGTCTGCGGATATGGCGGCGGCGCAAATGGCCGCCAGCAATCCGTGGTGGTGGGTCAAATCGGCCAGTACGCTCCCGGGCTAA